A DNA window from Capnocytophaga sp. ARDL2 contains the following coding sequences:
- a CDS encoding DUF6633 family protein: MKLYDPKTCLVHAHRLSNISVAINAKARSIATIKRDCGETFAYNLLMAWIVCLNEVLGLKRMMSETQVQLCATHILSDYKHLKISELAFLFNQIITGQYGEFYESLSISKLLTFFREYEKQRTETVLQEAERQHNEFRTLEGQSDGDFFKRQIKKLYR, encoded by the coding sequence TTGAAGCTCTACGATCCTAAAACTTGTCTTGTTCATGCTCATAGACTGAGCAATATTTCGGTAGCTATCAACGCCAAAGCTCGTAGTATCGCCACTATCAAAAGAGATTGTGGAGAGACATTTGCCTACAATTTGCTTATGGCGTGGATTGTCTGCCTCAACGAAGTATTGGGGCTAAAACGCATGATGAGCGAAACCCAAGTACAACTCTGTGCTACACATATACTCTCGGACTATAAGCATTTAAAAATAAGCGAACTCGCCTTTTTGTTTAACCAAATCATCACGGGACAATATGGCGAATTTTACGAAAGCTTGAGTATTTCCAAACTACTCACTTTTTTTAGAGAGTACGAAAAGCAACGCACCGAAACCGTTTTGCAAGAAGCGGAGCGGCAACACAATGAATTTCGCACTTTGGAAGGTCAAAGTGATGGTGACTTTTTCAAAAGGCAAATCAAGAAACTGTATAGGTAA
- a CDS encoding Rha family transcriptional regulator, whose amino-acid sequence MTNLINKEQTISSFEIAQITGKKHAHVLRDIRIMESAWQKVHKSKFGFTFKIIDLPNGASRKDPYYALNKLEFLYVITKYSDEARAKLVMRWAELEEKMILHIPAPKTINGVKCVAYNYWLLQNGYSLTSGQVRARIKKYPEQFCKTKDGWYMSEAIAEYFLDYRNPQQCIAELPYVSPKQLTMFN is encoded by the coding sequence ATGACAAACTTAATAAACAAAGAGCAAACCATTTCAAGTTTTGAAATTGCTCAAATCACAGGAAAGAAGCACGCTCACGTGCTTAGGGACATCCGAATTATGGAATCAGCGTGGCAAAAAGTACATAAATCCAAATTTGGTTTCACGTTCAAAATCATAGACTTACCTAACGGAGCAAGTCGAAAAGACCCTTATTATGCCCTCAACAAATTAGAGTTTTTGTATGTGATTACAAAATACAGCGATGAGGCAAGGGCAAAATTGGTAATGCGTTGGGCAGAATTGGAGGAAAAAATGATTTTGCACATTCCCGCTCCCAAAACCATCAACGGAGTTAAATGTGTGGCGTATAATTATTGGCTTTTGCAAAACGGCTATTCGCTAACCAGTGGGCAGGTACGAGCAAGGATAAAAAAGTACCCCGAGCAGTTCTGCAAAACCAAAGACGGTTGGTATATGTCAGAGGCTATTGCCGAATACTTTTTGGACTATCGCAACCCACAACAATGCATCGCCGAGCTGCCATACGTAAGCCCAAAGCAACTAACTATGTTTAATTAA
- a CDS encoding AAA family ATPase, with amino-acid sequence MNTTEKQQIANELKAFCDRKGSQSKGANSLKGVSEALVTQILKGNWDKIAESKWRSIKAQLGMSGSDWVFVQTSNFQTLTRLFEDAQQNSQVYAITAPAGSGKTKTMQLYERENPNAFMVQCNEFWNKKAFMSELLTAMGRDGSGLTVNEMVGEAVRVLKSLENPVLLLDEFDKVNDQVLYFFITLYNLLEEHCGIVMCATDHLEKRIKRGLKLNKKGYKEIYSRIGRKFIELSEINQADCIQICTANSITEKSDIKEVWKDCEGDLRRVKRKIHSLKLAYSEQ; translated from the coding sequence ATGAATACAACCGAAAAACAACAGATAGCCAATGAATTAAAAGCCTTTTGCGACCGCAAAGGAAGTCAAAGCAAGGGGGCAAATTCACTCAAAGGCGTATCCGAAGCCTTAGTAACGCAAATTCTCAAAGGCAATTGGGACAAAATCGCCGAGAGCAAATGGCGAAGCATCAAGGCACAACTCGGAATGAGCGGAAGCGATTGGGTATTTGTGCAAACATCGAATTTTCAGACCCTTACTCGTCTGTTTGAGGATGCCCAGCAAAACAGCCAAGTATATGCCATTACCGCCCCCGCAGGTTCGGGCAAAACCAAAACAATGCAACTTTACGAACGGGAAAACCCCAACGCTTTTATGGTGCAATGCAACGAGTTTTGGAACAAAAAAGCCTTTATGAGCGAACTGCTTACGGCAATGGGGCGAGACGGTAGCGGACTAACCGTTAATGAAATGGTAGGCGAAGCCGTGCGGGTGCTGAAATCGTTGGAAAACCCTGTACTATTACTTGACGAATTTGACAAGGTAAACGACCAAGTGCTGTACTTCTTTATCACGCTGTACAACCTGTTGGAGGAACATTGCGGAATAGTAATGTGTGCCACCGACCATTTGGAAAAACGTATCAAACGAGGGCTAAAACTCAACAAGAAAGGCTACAAAGAAATATACAGCCGTATCGGTCGCAAGTTCATTGAGCTTTCGGAAATCAATCAAGCCGATTGCATCCAAATCTGCACCGCCAACAGCATCACCGAAAAAAGCGACATCAAAGAGGTTTGGAAAGACTGCGAGGGCGACCTCAGACGCGTAAAACGCAAAATCCACTCCTTGAAATTAGCTTATTCAGAACAATGA
- a CDS encoding hydrolase — protein MIIAIDFDGTICRGVYPNIDGLQPDAKQYIQKLKADGHYIIIYTCRYGDYLTQAINWLLANEIPFDRVNDNEPQSVELYNNNSRKVYAHVYVDDKQVGGLPTWSEIYKYITEKTALI, from the coding sequence ATGATAATAGCAATAGATTTTGACGGCACAATTTGCCGTGGGGTGTATCCCAATATTGACGGACTGCAACCCGATGCCAAGCAGTATATTCAAAAATTGAAAGCAGACGGGCATTATATTATTATTTACACTTGTCGTTATGGCGATTATTTGACCCAAGCTATCAACTGGCTTTTGGCGAATGAAATTCCATTCGACAGAGTAAACGACAACGAACCGCAGAGCGTAGAACTCTACAATAATAATAGTCGTAAAGTGTACGCTCACGTATATGTAGATGACAAGCAAGTGGGTGGTTTGCCCACGTGGAGCGAGATTTATAAGTATATTACCGAAAAAACAGCACTTATATAA
- a CDS encoding host-nuclease inhibitor Gam family protein: MARAKKVIQTGISKEQMETAFSEYAMADAQIVKINATIDVQITTIREKYADKIAKLQETKETNFDILQAFAVENKDELFSKRKSLESIHGTLGFRTGTPKLKTLKGFTWGAVTNLLKEFLPGYVRTVEEPAKDKLLADRDNEEVNTLFGKVGISVTQDETFFVEPKKEANE, translated from the coding sequence ATGGCAAGAGCAAAAAAAGTGATTCAAACAGGAATCAGCAAGGAACAAATGGAAACGGCATTCAGCGAGTACGCAATGGCAGATGCCCAAATCGTCAAAATCAATGCAACTATTGATGTACAAATCACAACAATCCGTGAGAAGTACGCCGATAAAATAGCCAAATTGCAAGAGACCAAAGAAACCAATTTTGACATCTTACAAGCCTTTGCGGTAGAAAACAAAGACGAGCTATTTAGCAAAAGGAAATCGTTGGAAAGTATTCACGGTACGCTCGGCTTCCGCACCGGAACGCCGAAACTCAAAACGTTAAAGGGCTTCACGTGGGGTGCGGTAACCAACTTACTCAAAGAGTTCCTGCCGGGTTACGTTCGCACGGTGGAAGAACCCGCAAAAGATAAGCTATTAGCTGACCGCGACAATGAGGAGGTAAATACCTTATTTGGCAAAGTAGGTATTTCGGTAACGCAAGATGAAACGTTTTTTGTGGAACCGAAAAAAGAAGCAAATGAATAA